Proteins encoded within one genomic window of Williamwhitmania sp.:
- a CDS encoding NAD-dependent epimerase/dehydratase family protein yields the protein MKNILVVGAGGQIGSELVPYLRNIYGSSHVVAADLNCAPCIKLGEAGPLEELDALDGKKFAEIVKKYNIDAIYNLVALLSATGEKNPQLAWKINMGALINSLEIARENSCAVFTPSSIGAFGNNTPHDGTPQDTIMRPSTIYGVCKVTGELMSDYYHSRFGVDARSVRFPGIISNVTLPGGGTTDYAVEIYYAAIKEKRFTCPLPEGTFLDMMYMPDALKACVQLMEANPSKLKHRNSFNITAMSFEPSQVYAAIKKRIPEFAMDYNVDEVKKTIAESWPNYMDDTCAREEWGWSPVWNLETMTDDMLQVIAEKHKKGILK from the coding sequence ATGAAGAATATCCTCGTTGTTGGTGCCGGCGGCCAAATAGGTTCGGAACTTGTTCCATACCTTCGAAACATATACGGGAGCAGCCATGTGGTTGCAGCCGACCTTAATTGCGCTCCATGCATTAAGTTGGGCGAAGCGGGTCCGCTTGAAGAGCTGGATGCCTTAGACGGGAAAAAGTTTGCAGAAATTGTTAAGAAATATAACATCGACGCCATTTACAACCTTGTTGCCCTACTATCGGCAACAGGTGAGAAGAACCCTCAGCTGGCTTGGAAGATTAACATGGGAGCACTCATAAACTCGCTGGAGATTGCCCGTGAAAACAGCTGCGCAGTTTTCACACCCAGCTCCATTGGTGCCTTCGGGAATAACACTCCGCACGATGGCACACCACAGGACACCATTATGCGCCCATCAACCATTTATGGTGTATGCAAGGTTACCGGCGAATTGATGAGCGACTACTATCACTCCCGCTTTGGTGTGGATGCCAGAAGCGTTCGATTTCCTGGTATTATCTCAAATGTAACGCTGCCCGGCGGTGGAACCACCGATTATGCCGTAGAGATATACTATGCAGCCATTAAGGAAAAGCGCTTCACCTGCCCTTTGCCTGAAGGAACTTTTCTCGATATGATGTACATGCCCGACGCCCTAAAGGCTTGCGTGCAGCTCATGGAGGCCAACCCATCTAAATTAAAACATAGAAACTCCTTCAACATTACCGCCATGAGCTTTGAGCCATCGCAAGTATACGCTGCCATCAAGAAGCGTATTCCTGAATTTGCCATGGACTACAATGTTGATGAGGTAAAGAAAACCATTGCCGAAAGTTGGCCCAACTACATGGACGACACCTGTGCGCGTGAAGAGTGGGGATGGAGCCCCGTTTGGAATCTTGAAACCATGACTGACGACATGCTGCAAGTTATTGCCGAAAAACACAAAAAAGGAATACTAAAATAA
- a CDS encoding SPOR domain-containing protein: MKSNLGELLAELLRINNRVSLPNLGAFVAEYKPAIIDEATRVITPPAKEISFSKEETWNDKLLENLVAEQEGLTPEAAAIAVGLFVEQVKETLDKANKYIFEGLGILIKDGAEFNFKIEEGLNLLPDAFGLESLVIHQTSTEKETISEKPKEITAKPNIVPPARIATRKRFSGVIWVAAISLITIACVVLWLFTDIFTPQQMPTSPMVSQAQPAIDSTVQDSTAADTTEKADVEEVINTQTEKKKALYYEEPKSSTNTEKVFYIIAGSFTKEGNAERLKSSLEKKGFKPEILTVDGPVYRVSMFSFTDRNRALEELARLRDENKQMSIWLLGL, translated from the coding sequence ATGAAATCGAACTTGGGTGAGCTTCTTGCTGAGTTACTTCGCATAAACAACAGGGTTTCACTTCCCAACTTGGGAGCATTCGTGGCTGAATACAAACCTGCCATAATCGACGAAGCAACACGAGTAATTACCCCTCCAGCCAAGGAAATTTCTTTTAGCAAAGAGGAAACGTGGAACGATAAGCTACTCGAAAACCTTGTTGCCGAGCAGGAAGGTCTAACGCCTGAGGCTGCAGCAATAGCAGTTGGCCTATTTGTTGAGCAGGTAAAAGAAACCTTAGATAAAGCGAATAAATACATATTCGAAGGTTTGGGAATTCTTATTAAAGATGGTGCAGAGTTCAACTTTAAAATTGAAGAGGGACTTAATCTATTGCCCGATGCCTTTGGATTGGAATCGCTGGTTATACATCAAACTTCCACCGAGAAAGAAACCATAAGCGAAAAACCTAAGGAAATAACTGCCAAACCCAATATAGTTCCTCCAGCAAGAATAGCTACAAGAAAACGATTTTCAGGCGTTATCTGGGTTGCTGCAATCTCCCTTATTACCATTGCCTGCGTTGTTCTCTGGCTTTTTACCGACATTTTCACCCCACAGCAAATGCCAACTTCGCCTATGGTTAGTCAGGCACAACCTGCCATAGATTCAACAGTTCAAGATAGCACTGCCGCCGATACTACCGAAAAAGCAGACGTTGAAGAGGTTATAAACACTCAAACAGAGAAGAAAAAAGCACTCTACTACGAGGAACCTAAAAGTTCGACCAATACAGAAAAGGTATTCTACATCATTGCCGGAAGTTTCACTAAAGAGGGAAACGCGGAAAGGTTAAAATCGTCGCTTGAAAAGAAGGGATTCAAACCGGAGATACTTACCGTAGATGGACCAGTATACCGTGTTTCCATGTTTAGCTTCACCGACAGAAACCGCGCACTTGAAGAGCTTGCCCGTTTACGTGACGAGAATAAGCAGATGAGTATCTGGCTTCTTGGACTCTGA
- a CDS encoding multidrug efflux SMR transporter yields the protein MSWIYLVIAGFFEVSFTTCLKYSNNFSDWRWSVGFFISITMSFLLLNKAIQTIPMGTAYAVWTGIGAAGTAILGILLFKESYETLRLIFITLLIGSIIGLRLVSKH from the coding sequence ATGTCGTGGATTTACCTTGTAATTGCAGGCTTCTTTGAAGTAAGTTTTACCACCTGTCTGAAGTATTCCAATAATTTTTCAGACTGGCGTTGGTCTGTTGGCTTTTTTATCAGCATTACCATGAGCTTTCTGCTGCTCAATAAGGCTATACAAACCATTCCAATGGGCACAGCTTACGCGGTGTGGACCGGCATTGGTGCAGCCGGAACTGCTATTTTAGGGATATTGCTATTCAAAGAATCATACGAAACATTGAGGTTGATTTTTATTACACTGCTTATTGGATCGATAATTGGACTCCGGTTGGTGTCGAAACATTGA
- a CDS encoding DUF1874 domain-containing protein has translation MESESMPKNSLASQNLPIAIYNGTVVTTDGIYRISPLSVHDAKVLASKHQLISAIGHQAAADLLSELLLTNVSPNRIQFTQQVGQLAIALKLNQRPPEGAILSKEEMLKIGFTLKLIERIE, from the coding sequence ATGGAAAGCGAGTCTATGCCGAAAAACTCTTTGGCAAGTCAAAATTTGCCAATCGCTATTTATAACGGAACTGTAGTAACCACTGATGGCATCTACCGAATATCGCCACTATCGGTTCATGATGCCAAAGTGCTTGCGAGCAAGCATCAACTTATTTCGGCAATTGGTCATCAGGCAGCAGCCGACTTGCTCAGCGAACTCTTACTTACAAACGTTTCGCCAAACAGAATTCAGTTTACCCAACAGGTAGGACAGCTGGCAATTGCTCTTAAACTCAACCAACGGCCACCAGAAGGCGCCATCCTTTCTAAGGAGGAGATGCTCAAGATTGGTTTCACCCTAAAGCTAATTGAACGGATTGAATAA
- a CDS encoding DUF4421 family protein: MRPPIFLIVISLLFLSFSGIAGSPENSPAIITRGDSTNIISLFKKMNVFVYLGVKSAPFSLKDSLNKNYKFAPTPQTRMGVGFVNKWFGIRLGFVLPTSTENERVYGKTTSLDLQTNIFAKTFGLDLYFLNYRGFYLENPHNFIPGWNTTKPYPNNRNSYRSTYGANFFYIFNSRNFSQKAAFQQIEWQKKSSGTFMMGAYFNVTNVYADSAFIDLRQYNVSDKLNLNEVSAITGGISVGYSHNFIMWKRLLLNLTGMVGMGYLKTSFSYNDQGKYSGERSGLGAKVSTRIALGYSREKNYFGIYYITDSYEISLSGKENFQFKVNNVYLFYGRRIEWDKLFSRPPAPTP, from the coding sequence TTGAGACCACCGATTTTCCTAATAGTCATCAGCTTACTATTCTTATCATTTTCGGGTATAGCTGGCTCTCCCGAAAACTCCCCAGCCATAATAACTAGAGGAGATAGCACCAACATCATCTCCTTATTCAAAAAGATGAATGTGTTTGTTTACCTTGGCGTTAAATCGGCACCTTTCTCGCTCAAAGATTCCTTAAACAAAAACTACAAATTTGCACCAACCCCACAAACCAGAATGGGTGTAGGATTTGTAAATAAATGGTTTGGTATCCGACTTGGGTTTGTGCTTCCTACCAGCACCGAAAATGAAAGGGTATATGGAAAAACAACCTCTTTAGACTTGCAAACTAACATTTTTGCCAAAACTTTTGGACTTGATCTATACTTTTTAAACTATCGAGGGTTCTACCTCGAAAACCCACATAACTTTATCCCAGGGTGGAACACCACCAAACCGTATCCAAATAATAGGAATTCCTATAGGTCAACCTACGGTGCTAATTTTTTCTACATTTTTAACAGTAGAAACTTTTCACAAAAAGCCGCATTTCAGCAGATTGAGTGGCAGAAAAAAAGTTCAGGAACGTTTATGATGGGAGCCTATTTCAACGTGACCAACGTTTATGCAGATTCAGCCTTTATCGACCTTCGACAATACAACGTTTCCGACAAACTTAACCTCAATGAGGTTAGTGCCATTACTGGCGGAATAAGCGTTGGCTACTCACACAACTTTATTATGTGGAAACGACTGTTGCTGAACCTTACCGGAATGGTGGGAATGGGCTACCTGAAAACCTCATTCTCCTATAATGACCAAGGGAAATATTCCGGAGAACGTAGTGGCTTGGGTGCAAAAGTATCAACCCGTATTGCTCTTGGTTACTCGCGCGAAAAAAACTATTTTGGTATATACTACATTACCGATTCGTACGAAATTAGCCTCTCGGGAAAAGAAAATTTTCAGTTTAAAGTCAATAACGTTTACCTCTTCTATGGAAGAAGAATTGAATGGGATAAACTTTTTTCGAGGCCGCCTGCTCCAACACCATAA
- a CDS encoding tetratricopeptide repeat protein produces the protein MTKVVRIILGLLLMVEVLPAQNAREDSLLSLVSEVRDKARVEIFLKLANLTLSNTPEKSLGYAESALEIASELNLPLLKAKALESCAASDFYLSHYTQSLDYLKTASLLYKNEHNSAGLASCLNRMGANLERLGNYAEALAAYQKSLAIEQEVGDRLSVAKALNNLGLVYRNLGDYTHALSLFEKARELSIQMNDSVGIVYTQNNVGLILLDLGRYDDALPCFLHVLEMKKRQGNRRSMITTLENLGITHFKIGNLEKAAAFYFQAAQLANELKERYSEAECYNDLASVLTKQGKYSEAIKYATKSYNIAKGSALKRVQAEALFTLSNLKHLDGNESQSRNLLMRYINIKDSIFSKDLSDKVAEFRVKYDYDSQSQTNDLLNQELSLTQQKTKKSAVLNITLLIFVLVVLLFAFALVVANKKIRSKSKEIDSMNKELNQFNQDLENLVQARTKELNSALKKSEESDRLKTAFLTNMSHEIRTPLNGIIGFSKMLEDELPFDIRKQYIEIIDERGRQLLEIINDIISIAKIESGQLTMRKSACSLNQVVNQLVVECQNLWSNKLSEKIDLKVSKGLSDEEVLIVTDSTRLQEIAGYLLENAFKFTEEGTIELGYKPQNDNKELLFWVKDSGPGILKEKQKLIFERFNQVGVRQGIEPNGTGLGLAISKGLVSLLGGEIWVESDGINGSTFYFTIPYTKIDNKNDLNTILDAISTDHPLAGKTILVVEADLISYQYLETILGEVKAAIVHVKNGEDALEICQMNTKIDLVLMEMQLPFMDGYETTKKIKLFRKNLPIIAQTASVMPEDKIKCFEAGCDDFIGKPIDPDELLSIVTKKTL, from the coding sequence TTTTGTCACTTGTTTCTGAAGTTCGCGACAAAGCAAGAGTTGAAATATTCCTTAAACTAGCAAACCTTACGCTCTCCAACACTCCTGAAAAATCGTTAGGGTATGCAGAATCGGCTCTCGAGATTGCAAGCGAGTTAAACCTCCCGCTGCTTAAAGCAAAAGCATTAGAATCTTGTGCTGCAAGCGACTTTTACCTGTCACACTATACCCAATCGCTTGATTACCTAAAAACGGCATCTCTACTATACAAGAATGAGCATAATTCCGCTGGCCTTGCAAGTTGCTTAAACCGTATGGGAGCCAACTTAGAGCGTCTAGGCAACTACGCTGAGGCACTTGCAGCCTACCAAAAGTCATTAGCCATAGAACAGGAGGTAGGCGACAGATTAAGCGTTGCAAAGGCGTTGAACAACCTGGGCCTAGTTTACCGAAACTTGGGCGACTACACCCACGCCCTATCCCTCTTTGAAAAAGCAAGGGAACTCTCCATTCAGATGAATGATAGCGTAGGTATTGTTTATACGCAGAACAATGTGGGACTCATCCTGCTGGACTTAGGCCGCTACGACGATGCTCTTCCATGCTTTCTTCATGTTTTAGAAATGAAGAAGCGGCAGGGAAACCGTCGAAGCATGATTACAACGTTAGAGAATCTGGGGATTACGCACTTTAAGATAGGTAATCTTGAAAAGGCCGCCGCCTTTTATTTTCAGGCAGCCCAGCTGGCAAATGAGTTAAAGGAACGCTACAGTGAGGCCGAATGCTATAACGATCTTGCCTCGGTTCTTACAAAGCAAGGAAAGTACTCGGAGGCAATAAAATATGCCACTAAATCATACAACATCGCCAAAGGAAGTGCGCTCAAACGCGTTCAGGCGGAAGCACTATTCACGCTTTCCAACCTTAAACACCTGGATGGAAACGAGTCTCAATCGCGTAACCTTTTAATGCGATATATCAACATTAAGGATAGCATCTTTTCTAAAGACCTTAGCGATAAGGTAGCCGAATTCAGGGTCAAATACGACTATGACTCCCAATCCCAAACCAATGATTTGCTGAATCAGGAATTAAGCCTTACCCAGCAAAAAACCAAAAAATCGGCTGTGCTGAATATAACACTCTTGATTTTCGTGCTCGTCGTCCTTTTATTTGCATTTGCGCTTGTTGTTGCAAACAAGAAGATAAGAAGCAAGAGCAAAGAAATCGACTCCATGAACAAGGAACTCAACCAATTTAACCAAGATTTGGAGAACCTCGTTCAAGCAAGAACCAAGGAATTAAATAGTGCACTAAAAAAATCAGAAGAATCAGACAGGTTGAAGACGGCGTTCCTCACCAACATGTCGCATGAAATTAGAACCCCCCTCAATGGAATCATTGGATTCTCCAAAATGCTTGAAGATGAACTGCCATTCGATATACGGAAACAATACATAGAAATCATCGACGAAAGGGGTCGTCAACTACTAGAGATCATAAACGACATTATTAGCATTGCGAAGATTGAGTCAGGGCAGTTGACGATGCGAAAGTCGGCATGCTCTTTAAATCAAGTTGTAAATCAGCTGGTTGTTGAATGTCAGAACCTATGGTCGAACAAACTATCAGAAAAGATTGATCTGAAAGTGAGCAAAGGACTATCGGATGAGGAGGTTCTCATTGTGACCGATAGCACACGGCTGCAGGAAATTGCTGGATACCTGCTCGAAAATGCATTCAAATTTACCGAAGAGGGTACCATTGAGCTGGGGTATAAGCCACAAAACGACAACAAGGAGTTGCTTTTCTGGGTTAAAGATTCAGGCCCGGGGATTCTGAAGGAAAAACAAAAGTTGATCTTCGAGCGGTTCAACCAGGTTGGCGTTAGGCAAGGCATTGAACCAAACGGCACCGGTCTAGGTTTAGCCATAAGTAAGGGGCTTGTTTCTCTACTTGGGGGAGAGATTTGGGTAGAAAGTGACGGCATTAACGGAAGCACCTTTTATTTTACTATTCCATACACAAAAATCGATAACAAAAACGATTTAAATACCATACTTGATGCCATTTCAACTGACCATCCCCTAGCAGGAAAGACAATCCTCGTTGTGGAAGCCGACTTGATCAGCTACCAATATCTTGAAACAATTCTTGGTGAGGTTAAAGCCGCTATTGTACATGTGAAGAACGGTGAAGATGCCCTTGAAATTTGCCAAATGAACACCAAAATAGACCTTGTGCTAATGGAAATGCAGCTACCATTTATGGACGGTTATGAAACAACAAAAAAAATAAAACTTTTTAGAAAAAACCTACCTATCATTGCGCAAACCGCGAGCGTGATGCCGGAAGATAAAATTAAATGCTTTGAAGCTGGTTGCGATGATTTTATTGGAAAGCCGATTGATCCTGACGAACTGTTGAGCATTGTTACAAAAAAGACCCTTTAG